A DNA window from Schlesneria paludicola DSM 18645 contains the following coding sequences:
- a CDS encoding site-specific integrase produces MAAVLEPQTRITDPGLTRMSPIELLQQLREREQEDIPRVTEEERNYFHSTGTLAEFYFKILDPWRRRVCARGQVAAGTLTNERQSVRCFEEFDREHRPVQWPPDMAWHGRPMGFIGASYIREWIAYRLEHGSKRGALSSGSMPKRWNHLRFILNQAFRLKIISDQVAVSVKEIVQEHHDKKGLDPLDELDLIPTSYTDDQLHAVYRELEGDLELQTAWVLGAQSGPRSADLFTLRWQRNIRLDGTPPELLFIAEKTKRRIWVPLGPIVVDHLQRLAKQQAHLAEPQGFVFARHTDPHRKDPEDGERSRARMRRIKRALIDAGIPETADTARPIQMLRATANSRLNGIETKAGDRATHGKESTVQGESYNDYRDMLIRAVLKLDQQWQQAGIFARR; encoded by the coding sequence ATGGCGGCAGTTTTGGAGCCGCAGACCAGGATTACAGATCCTGGTCTTACTCGAATGTCGCCAATCGAGCTGTTGCAGCAGCTCCGCGAACGGGAGCAAGAGGACATTCCGCGAGTGACCGAAGAGGAGCGGAACTACTTTCATTCGACCGGCACGCTGGCCGAATTCTACTTCAAGATCCTCGACCCTTGGCGGCGGCGTGTCTGTGCTCGCGGCCAGGTGGCTGCGGGCACGTTGACGAACGAGCGCCAGTCGGTGCGATGCTTCGAAGAGTTCGACCGCGAACATCGGCCCGTGCAGTGGCCGCCCGACATGGCCTGGCATGGCCGGCCCATGGGGTTCATCGGCGCAAGCTACATTCGCGAGTGGATTGCGTACCGTCTCGAACACGGAAGCAAGCGCGGGGCATTGTCTTCGGGGTCGATGCCGAAGCGTTGGAATCACCTGCGGTTCATTCTGAACCAGGCCTTCCGTCTGAAGATCATCAGCGACCAGGTTGCGGTCTCGGTGAAAGAGATCGTGCAGGAGCATCACGACAAGAAGGGCCTCGATCCGCTCGACGAGCTGGATCTGATTCCGACGTCGTACACCGACGATCAATTGCACGCGGTCTATCGAGAGCTGGAAGGCGACTTGGAGCTGCAGACGGCTTGGGTGCTCGGCGCTCAGTCTGGGCCACGCTCCGCCGATTTGTTCACGCTTCGGTGGCAACGCAACATCAGGCTCGATGGTACGCCGCCGGAACTGCTGTTCATTGCGGAAAAGACCAAGCGGCGGATTTGGGTTCCACTAGGTCCGATCGTGGTCGATCACCTGCAGCGTCTCGCGAAGCAACAAGCACACCTGGCCGAACCGCAAGGTTTCGTATTCGCCAGACATACCGATCCTCACCGCAAAGATCCCGAAGACGGCGAACGATCGCGGGCACGGATGCGGCGAATCAAACGAGCGTTGATCGACGCCGGAATTCCCGAAACGGCCGACACCGCACGGCCCATACAGATGTTGCGTGCAACGGCGAACAGCCGCCTCAATGGCATCGAGACGAAAGCAGGCGACCGGGCCACCCACGGCAAAGAATCGACCGTGCAAGGCGAGTCGTACAACGACTACCGCGACATGTTGATACGTGCTGTTTTGAAGCTCGATCAGCAGTGGCAGCAGGCAGGGATTTTCGCCCGCCGC
- a CDS encoding helix-turn-helix domain-containing protein has product MKLHDRFQKRVHEALEANQMSQGDLAKRLGVSRQNVSQYLCGNRVPGLDMVERFAEALGFAEPNELLQETESHATF; this is encoded by the coding sequence GTGAAACTGCATGACCGCTTTCAAAAACGAGTCCATGAGGCACTCGAAGCGAACCAAATGTCGCAGGGCGATTTAGCCAAGCGCCTAGGTGTCTCCCGCCAGAACGTTTCCCAGTACCTTTGTGGAAATCGCGTCCCTGGTTTGGACATGGTTGAACGCTTCGCAGAGGCCCTTGGTTTTGCTGAACCAAATGAGCTATTGCAAGAAACAGAGTCGCATGCAACGTTTTGA
- a CDS encoding endonuclease/exonuclease/phosphatase family protein, producing MRVLSYNIHKGIGGRDRRYRLARIMEVIAAESPDVICLQEVDRDVRRSRFDNQPELLAEYFGFGHRLYQQNVRVKTGGYGNLLLSRWPFRTHHQIQLTLQTKKPRGAQMAVIDSPAGPFQIVNWHLGLGERERHWQVRRLLEHHLFCEGHDFPQLIIGDSNDWRNTLTNGPFAVHGFHHLTAPMSRFRSFPAYLPLGSLDKAFWRGPFSKLSAHIGKRRPARDASDHLPLIVDFELKHT from the coding sequence GTGCGCGTGCTGAGCTATAACATCCACAAAGGAATTGGCGGTCGTGATCGCCGTTATCGACTCGCGCGGATCATGGAAGTCATCGCCGCAGAATCGCCCGATGTGATCTGCCTGCAGGAAGTGGATCGAGACGTCCGCCGCAGCCGGTTCGACAATCAGCCAGAACTGTTGGCGGAGTACTTTGGATTCGGGCATCGTTTGTATCAGCAGAACGTTCGCGTGAAGACGGGCGGTTATGGAAATCTGCTGCTTTCACGCTGGCCTTTCCGCACGCATCACCAGATCCAGCTCACGCTGCAGACGAAGAAACCACGCGGGGCTCAGATGGCGGTGATTGATTCGCCCGCTGGCCCATTTCAGATCGTGAATTGGCATCTGGGGCTGGGTGAGCGGGAGCGTCATTGGCAGGTGCGTCGATTGCTGGAACACCATCTGTTCTGCGAAGGCCACGATTTCCCGCAACTGATCATCGGCGATTCGAACGATTGGCGGAACACACTGACCAACGGTCCGTTCGCCGTGCATGGCTTCCATCACCTGACGGCCCCCATGTCCCGCTTCCGCTCGTTCCCGGCCTATTTGCCGCTCGGGTCACTGGATAAGGCCTTTTGGCGCGGCCCGTTTTCAAAATTGAGTGCCCACATTGGAAAGCGCCGCCCCGCCCGCGACGCATCTGATCATTTGCCCCTGATCGTGGATTTTGAACTGAAACACACTTAA